CCAAGATCCTCGAGGGCTGGATCCCGCCGTACGACGCCACCCTCACCAAGAGGCTGAAGGCCGCCGACGTCGTCATCCTCGGCAAGACCAACATGGACGAGTTCGCCATGGGGTCCAGCACCGAGAACAGCGCCTACGGCCCCACCGGCAACCCCTGGGACCTCACCCGGATCCCCGGCGGCTCCGGCGGCGGTTCCTCCGCCGCGCTGGCCGCGCACATGGCCCCGCTGGCGATCGGCACCGACACCGGCGGCTCCATCCGCCAGCCGGCCGCCGTCACCGGCACGGTCGGCGTGAAGCCGACGTACGGCGCGGTCTCCCGCTACGGCATGGTGGCCTTCTCGTCCTCCCTGGACCAGGGCGGCCCCTGCGCCCGTACGGTCCTGGACGCGGCGCTGCTGCACGAGGTGATCGCCGGGCACGACCCGATGGACTCCACCTCCATCGACGCCCCGGTCCCGCCGGTCGTCGAGGCCGCCCGCAACGGCAGTGTCGCGGGCATGCGCGTCGGTGTCGTCAAGCAGTTCCGCGGCGAGGGCTACCAGGCCGGCGTCATCCAGCGCTTCGACGAGTCGGTCGAGCTGCTCAAGGAGCTGGGCGCCGAGATCGTCGAGCTGGACTGCCCGTCCTTCGACCTCGCCCTGTCGGCGTACTACCTGATCGCCCCGTCCGAGTGCTCCTCCAACCTCGCCCGCTTCGACGGCCTGCGCTACGGCCTGCGGACCGGCGACGACGGCACGCGCTCGGCCGAGGAGGTCACCTCCCTCACCCGTGAGGCGGGCTTCGGCGCCGAGGTCAAGCGCCGCGTCATGCTCGGCACGTACGCCCTGAGCTCCGGCTACTACGACGCGTACTACGGCAGCGCCCAGAAGGTCCGCACCCTCATCACGCGGGACTTCGAGAAGGCGTTCGAGCAGGTCGACGTGATCGTCTCCCCGACGACCCCGACCACCGCCTTCCCGATCGGCGAGCGCGCCGACGACCCGATGGCGATGTACCTCGCCGACCTGTGCACCATCCCGACCAACCTGGCGGGCAACGCGGCCATGTCGCTGCCCTGCGGTCTCGCCCCGGAGGACAACCTCCCGGTCGGGCTCCAGATCATCGCCCCCGCGCTGCAGGACGACCGCCTTTACAAGGTCGGCGCCGCCGTCGAGGCCGCGTTCGTGGAAAAGTGGGGCCACCCGCTCCTGGAGGAGGCTCCGTCGCTGTGAGTGCACTGTCCAAGGCCAAGGGCTTCAAGAAGTCGAAGTCCGGTACGTACCTGTCCATGGCCGCCACCGCGTTCGGCGCGATCGGCGTCGCCAAGCAGATCAAGAAGGCCCGCGCCGAGAACGACACGCTGCGGCTCGTCGACGCCGTCGTCACCGCCGCCGGAGTCGTCACCGGCCTCGCCATGCTCTACCGCGAGCTGAAGCGGCTGGGCGACGACGACGTCCTGCTGGGCTGAGAGGGAAGTTTCACCGTGACCACCACGACCGACCTGGTGTCGTACGAGGACGCGCTGGCGTCGTACGACCCCGTCATGGGCCTCGAGGTCCATGTCGAACTCGGCACCAAGACCAAGATGTTCTGCGGCTGTTCGACCACGCTCGGCGCCGACCCGAACACCCAGACCTGCCCCGTCTGCCTCGGCCTGCCCGGCGCGCTCCCGGTCGTCAACGCGACCGGCGTCGAGTCCGCCATCAAGATCGGTCTCGCGCTGAACTGCGAGATCGCCGAGTGGTGCCGCTTCGCCCGGAAGAACTACTTCTATCCGGACATGCCGAAGAACTTCCAGACCTCCCAGTACGACGAGCCGATCGCCTTCAACGGCTATCTCGACGTGCAGCTGGAGGACGGCGAGACCTTCCGCGTGGAGATCGAGCGCGCCCACATGGAGGAGGACACCGGAAAGTCGACGCACGTCGGCGGCGCCACCGGCCGTATCCACGGCGCGTCCCACTCCCTGCTGGACTACAACCGCGCCGGCATCCCGCTGATCGAGATCGTCACCAAGCCGATCGTCGGCGCGGGCGAGCGCGCTCCCGAGGTCGCGCGGGCGTACGTCCGCGAGCTGCGCGAACTGATCCGTGCGCTCGGCGTCTCCGAGGCCCGCATGGAGATGGGCCAGATGCGCTGCGACGTCAACCTGTCGCTGATGCCCAAGGGCGCCGACAAGTTCGGCACGCGCTCGGAGACCAAGAACGTCAACTCCCTGCGTTCGGTGGAGCGCGCGGCGCGGTTTGAGATCCAGCGCCACGCCGCCGTGCTGAGCGACGGCGGCACGATCGTGCAGGAGACCCGGCACTTCCACGAGGACACCGGGTCCACCACCTCGGGCCGTGTGAAGGAGGAGGCCGAGGACTACCGGTACTTCCCGGAGCCCGACCTGGTCCCGGTCGCCCCGTCCCGTGACTGGGTCGAGGAACTGCGCGCCGCCCTGCCGGAGCTGCCGCTGGTGCGCCGCAACCGGCTCCGCGAGGAGTGGGGCGTCTCCGCCACCGACATGCAGGCGATCCTCAACGCCGGTGCGCTGGACCCGATCGTCGCCACGATCGACGCCGGTGCGGACGCCGCGTCCGCCCGCAAGTGGTGGATGGGTGAACTGGCCCGCAGCGCCAACGAGTCGGGCAAGGCGCTCGACGAGCTGGCCATCACGCCGGCCCAGGTCGCCCGGGTCACCGAGCTGGTGACCGCCGGCGACCTGAACGACAAGCTGGCCCGCCAGGTCATCGAAGGCGTCCTGGCCGGCGAGGGCACCCCGGACGAGGTCGTCGACAAGCGCGGCCTGAAGGTCGTCTCCGACGAAGGCGCCCTCGGTACGGCCGTGGACGAGGCCATCGCCGGCAACCCGGCCATCGCGGACAAGATCCGCGGCGGCAAGGTGGCCGCGGCCGGCGCCCTGGTCGGCGCGGTCATGAAGGCGACCCGCGGCCAGGCCGACGCGGCGCGCGTCAAGGAGCTGATCCTGCAGAAGCTGGGCGTCAGCGAGGGCTGAGCCCCGCCACCGCAGCGCAGTCGCGGGGGGATGCACCGGAAGCGGTGCATCCCCCCGCGACGCGTGTGAAGGCAGCGTGCGCCGCAGGCATCCGAAGGCAGCGCACGCCTGTGCGACTGAAGGCGGCGCTGCCCAACGCCCGCGTGCGGCGCGCGCCTACGCCCAGAGGTGAGGCGCGCGTCCACGCCTGCACAGGCGGCGGGCGCCCACGCCCGAGTGAGGCCTCCGCGACCCGCACGAACCCCGGCGTCCGGCCCCTGCGGCGGGTGGCGCCCTGCACCCGGTGTTCCCGGCCTCACGCGCTACGCTCGCCCGCCATGAGTGGACGCGCTGATTGCGGGGAGCCCTCCGACACCACCGAGGTCGACGCCGCGGCTCGGAACGAGGGCGAGGCCGAGACCCGGACCGGGGCCGGGGCCGGGACCGAGGCCGCAGGTGGCGCCGAAGGGGACGCCGAGGAGGTCGGTGATCCCGCGCGGCCGGCGCGGCGGGCGCGCTGGACCGCCGCCGGAACCGGCGGGCTGCTGGCGCTGGCGGGACTGGCCGCGTCCCTGCTGAGGGCCGCGGACGCCGGACCGGCGCTCGTACCGGCCGCCTACGCCGTCGGCGCGGCCGTCTGCGGGGGTGCGGCGGTTCTCGGGTCGCGGGGCCGCACCCGACGGGCGCTGTGGTTGCTGGTGGGCGGCGTGACCGTGATGGCGTTCGGAGACCAGTTCGACTGACGGTGACACGGTTCACCTGGTGTCCTGAGAGCCGACTCCGGCTTCTGTGAACCACCCCACGAAACGACCAAACGATCACTTCCCCCTGCAAGAGTGTTTGTCCATTGCACATGCGTTCTTTGCGGGCCGTTCAGTGGCTGGACGACTGTTCCCGGTCAAAGATCCACAAGTCACCTCCTGGGAGCACGTTCGTGGCAGCCCTAGCCCGCTGGTGTGTTCGCAACCGAATGGCCGCCGTCCTCCTGTGGCTGCTCACCTTCGGCGGGGTGACCGCTGCCGCCGCCGTGACCGGCACGGCCTACTCGAACGACTACCAGGTACCCGGCACCGAGTCGGGCCGGGCCGGACAGCTGCTCACGGAGGCCTTCCCGGACCTCGGCGGCGCCGCCGGAACGGTCGTCTGGCACACCCCGACCGGCTCGGTCCGCGCCGCCGACGTCGAACAGACGATGACCCGCACCCTGCACGACATCGCGCAACTGCCCGGCGTGGCCGCCGTGGTGACTCCGTACGGCGACCAGGGCGCGGGCCGGATCAGCGACGACGGCCG
This region of Streptomyces chromofuscus genomic DNA includes:
- the gatA gene encoding Asp-tRNA(Asn)/Glu-tRNA(Gln) amidotransferase subunit GatA, producing MTDIIKLTAAETAARIASGELTAVEVTEAHLARIEAVDEKVHAFLHVDREGALAQARAVDAKRERGEKLGPLAGVPLALKDIFTTEGVPTTVGSKILEGWIPPYDATLTKRLKAADVVILGKTNMDEFAMGSSTENSAYGPTGNPWDLTRIPGGSGGGSSAALAAHMAPLAIGTDTGGSIRQPAAVTGTVGVKPTYGAVSRYGMVAFSSSLDQGGPCARTVLDAALLHEVIAGHDPMDSTSIDAPVPPVVEAARNGSVAGMRVGVVKQFRGEGYQAGVIQRFDESVELLKELGAEIVELDCPSFDLALSAYYLIAPSECSSNLARFDGLRYGLRTGDDGTRSAEEVTSLTREAGFGAEVKRRVMLGTYALSSGYYDAYYGSAQKVRTLITRDFEKAFEQVDVIVSPTTPTTAFPIGERADDPMAMYLADLCTIPTNLAGNAAMSLPCGLAPEDNLPVGLQIIAPALQDDRLYKVGAAVEAAFVEKWGHPLLEEAPSL
- the gatB gene encoding Asp-tRNA(Asn)/Glu-tRNA(Gln) amidotransferase subunit GatB, with translation MTTTTDLVSYEDALASYDPVMGLEVHVELGTKTKMFCGCSTTLGADPNTQTCPVCLGLPGALPVVNATGVESAIKIGLALNCEIAEWCRFARKNYFYPDMPKNFQTSQYDEPIAFNGYLDVQLEDGETFRVEIERAHMEEDTGKSTHVGGATGRIHGASHSLLDYNRAGIPLIEIVTKPIVGAGERAPEVARAYVRELRELIRALGVSEARMEMGQMRCDVNLSLMPKGADKFGTRSETKNVNSLRSVERAARFEIQRHAAVLSDGGTIVQETRHFHEDTGSTTSGRVKEEAEDYRYFPEPDLVPVAPSRDWVEELRAALPELPLVRRNRLREEWGVSATDMQAILNAGALDPIVATIDAGADAASARKWWMGELARSANESGKALDELAITPAQVARVTELVTAGDLNDKLARQVIEGVLAGEGTPDEVVDKRGLKVVSDEGALGTAVDEAIAGNPAIADKIRGGKVAAAGALVGAVMKATRGQADAARVKELILQKLGVSEG